A genome region from Actinopolymorpha sp. NPDC004070 includes the following:
- the secE gene encoding preprotein translocase subunit SecE, which produces MTETRGSTATPERARPDKKGEGGGSPAARVGLFYRQVVAELRKVIWPTRDQLTTYWSVVLVFVLVVIAIVSLLDLGIGQLMFKIFG; this is translated from the coding sequence GTGACGGAGACCCGCGGATCCACCGCGACCCCGGAGCGTGCTCGCCCGGACAAGAAGGGCGAAGGCGGCGGCAGCCCTGCCGCGCGCGTCGGTCTGTTCTACCGCCAGGTGGTGGCTGAGCTTCGCAAGGTCATCTGGCCCACGCGTGACCAGCTGACGACCTACTGGTCGGTGGTGCTGGTCTTCGTACTCGTGGTGATCGCGATCGTCTCGCTGCTCGACCTGGGCATCGGCCAGCTGATGTTCAAGATCTTCGGCTGA
- the rplA gene encoding 50S ribosomal protein L1 encodes MKRSKSYRAAAEKVDQAALHDPREAVALAKQNANKKFDETVDVAMRLGVDPRKADQMVRGTVNLPHGTGKTARVLVFATGQKAEDATAAGADYVGSDDLIERIQGGWLDFDAVVATPDLMGKVGRLGRVLGPRGLMPNPKTGTVTPDVTKAVTDIKGGKIEFRVDRHANLHFIIGKASFSEDQLAENYGAALDEVLRLKPSASKGRYIRKVTLSTTMGPGVPVDPAKTVSTAEASA; translated from the coding sequence ATGAAGCGCAGCAAGTCCTACCGCGCCGCGGCCGAGAAGGTCGACCAGGCCGCACTGCACGACCCCCGCGAAGCGGTGGCGCTGGCCAAGCAGAACGCCAACAAGAAGTTCGACGAGACCGTGGACGTCGCGATGCGTCTCGGTGTCGACCCCCGCAAGGCCGACCAGATGGTGCGCGGCACCGTCAACCTTCCGCACGGCACCGGCAAGACCGCTCGGGTCCTGGTCTTCGCCACCGGACAGAAGGCTGAGGACGCCACCGCCGCCGGCGCCGACTACGTGGGCTCCGACGACCTGATCGAGCGGATCCAGGGCGGCTGGCTGGACTTCGACGCCGTTGTCGCCACGCCGGACCTGATGGGCAAGGTCGGCCGGCTCGGCCGGGTGCTCGGCCCCCGCGGTCTGATGCCGAACCCGAAGACCGGCACCGTCACGCCCGACGTCACCAAGGCCGTGACCGACATCAAGGGCGGAAAGATCGAGTTCCGCGTCGACCGGCACGCCAACCTGCACTTCATCATCGGCAAGGCGTCCTTCAGCGAGGACCAGCTCGCGGAGAACTACGGCGCCGCCCTCGACGAGGTGCTCCGGCTCAAGCCGTCCGCCTCCAAGGGCCGCTACATCCGCAAGGTCACGCTGTCGACCACGATGGGTCCCGGCGTTCCGGTCGACCCGGCCAAGACCGTCTCGACCGCTGAGGCCTCGGCCTAA
- the rplK gene encoding 50S ribosomal protein L11, whose translation MPPKKKIASVLKLQLQAGAATPAPPVGTVLGPTGINIMEFTKAYNAATESQRGNVIPAEITIYEDRTFTFVTRTPPAVELIKKAISLDKGSPTPHTAKVGTISRAQVREIAEMKMPDLNANDIDAAMKVVEGTARSMGVTVSE comes from the coding sequence ATGCCTCCGAAGAAGAAGATCGCCTCCGTACTCAAGCTCCAGCTGCAGGCTGGCGCCGCCACCCCCGCTCCGCCGGTGGGTACGGTGCTCGGCCCGACCGGCATCAACATCATGGAGTTCACGAAGGCCTACAACGCCGCGACCGAGTCCCAGCGGGGCAACGTCATCCCCGCCGAGATCACGATCTACGAGGACCGGACGTTCACCTTCGTCACCCGGACCCCTCCGGCCGTGGAGCTGATCAAGAAGGCGATCAGCCTCGACAAGGGCTCCCCGACCCCGCACACCGCGAAGGTCGGCACCATCTCGCGCGCCCAGGTGCGGGAGATCGCGGAGATGAAGATGCCCGACCTGAACGCCAACGACATCGACGCCGCCATGAAGGTCGTCGAGGGTACGGCGCGGTCGATGGGCGTCACGGTCTCCGAGTAG
- the nusG gene encoding transcription termination/antitermination protein NusG yields the protein MSDLDDEIRDMQAADSEQAAAAADASAGQPADEASADSEQTSPQTGSETGSDETDAAEAGADEATEGLTVGESAESGDTGETAAEEADEDAEPTAEDALAEFQAALRSKPGDWFVIHTYSGMENRVKTNLENRIQSLNMEDYIYEVVVPQEERAEIKNGQRRMVRRTVLPGYVLVRMDLTDESWAAVRHTPSVTGFVGHAHQPVPLGLDEVEKMLAPTVEETKGEPDKKKKAEVVDFAVGDSVMVVDGPFATLHATITELNPDAQRVKALVEIFGRETPVELSFTQIQKV from the coding sequence GTGTCCGACCTCGACGACGAGATCCGCGACATGCAGGCCGCGGATTCGGAGCAGGCAGCAGCCGCCGCCGACGCCTCGGCCGGCCAGCCTGCCGACGAGGCCTCCGCCGACTCCGAGCAGACCAGCCCCCAGACCGGCTCCGAGACCGGCTCCGACGAGACCGACGCGGCCGAGGCCGGCGCCGACGAGGCGACCGAGGGCCTGACCGTCGGCGAGTCCGCCGAATCCGGCGACACCGGCGAGACCGCGGCCGAGGAGGCCGACGAGGACGCCGAGCCCACCGCGGAGGACGCGCTCGCGGAGTTCCAGGCGGCCCTGCGGTCCAAGCCCGGCGACTGGTTCGTGATCCACACCTATTCGGGCATGGAGAACCGCGTCAAGACCAACCTCGAGAACCGCATCCAGTCCCTCAACATGGAGGACTACATCTACGAGGTGGTCGTTCCCCAGGAGGAGCGCGCGGAGATCAAGAACGGCCAGCGGCGGATGGTGCGGCGCACCGTCCTCCCCGGCTACGTGCTGGTCCGGATGGACCTCACCGACGAGTCGTGGGCGGCCGTCCGGCACACTCCTTCGGTGACCGGCTTCGTCGGCCACGCCCACCAGCCGGTGCCGCTCGGCCTCGACGAGGTTGAGAAGATGCTGGCCCCGACGGTCGAGGAGACCAAGGGGGAGCCGGACAAGAAGAAGAAGGCCGAGGTCGTCGACTTCGCGGTGGGCGACTCGGTCATGGTGGTCGACGGGCCGTTCGCGACCCTGCACGCGACGATCACCGAGCTCAACCCCGACGCACAGAGGGTCAAGGCCCTCGTCGAGATCTTCGGCCGGGAGACCCCGGTGGAGCTGTCGTTCACGCAGATCCAGAAGGTCTGA